DNA sequence from the Glycine soja cultivar W05 chromosome 18, ASM419377v2, whole genome shotgun sequence genome:
ttaatattttttgaggTTTGCAAAAACAGATAACTGATGATACAGAGGTAGTAGGGCAACAACAACCTGATCGTCCAATGCGTGATAATTACTTGCTGTTTGGACACCATAGGGTAAGTAATGTAAACTCATGAGTCGTGATCTGATCTGCTTCTTGATTTTGATATGTTCCATGATGTTTTTAATTGTTAGATTGTTAGTTTTTTCTACATGGTCTATTAATTGCCTATAGTTGTGTGCACTCGtgtgaatttaattagaaaaatagtaaataatgtGGAGCACTGATAGTCCAATACATGATATTGACTTGCAGAGACAGACACGGCGCCTTCCGATGGAACGCCATAGGGTAAGTAATAAAACTCATGAGCCATTACCCTCTCTGTTTTAGTATCTTAAAATCAATAACTGTTCAAAGAAACGATCGCGATAGGTGTTTATAATTCCAAGTAGCAGAAAGTTTCTATTGTCAGGGGGTGTTGATATCATTGTACACATGTATTTATAGAAACTTTCAAGCTGTTAAGGATTGATTGGGTAAATTTCTTTAGAATCACTtctggaaaaagaagaaaaatgaaattaactTCTTCATAACCCAAaattagtttttcatttagCTCCTCTGTAACATTAATATACTGCAAAGAGTTAAAAGAATGAAACTGATACGCGTTGCGGAGCTACATTTATACCTCGTAAACTATATTCATTGGATTTCTTTCCTTTGTCAGCGATACCCACCAAATGATGTTCACGGGCGTTGGATCGTCCCACCAGGAAATCCTTCTAGCTTAATGAGCTTCAAGGAAGCTGTAGTGTCAAATGCAAGGAGAATTCCCCTTCACTCTCTACTCATTTTGCTCTTTGCTTGTGTTGCTATCATGAAATATCTTGCAAAAGAGTTGAGCAGTCAATTCCTTTTGGAATCAGTAAACTACCCTGCTGCAACACAAGCACCGGTGAGTCTAGGCGAGGCATTTCAAGGGTTTCTCACTGAGATTGCATATGAGACGGCAATGATGATGGTCTTTCTGCTGGCTTTTTTGGTTAGTTGTCCACGACCATTATTTGGGGTGGCTATGGTGGCAACCTCTTTTCTCGGACTGTTCCTATATATTCCAGATCTGGTTGGCAAGGCACCAGGAATTGTTGTGACTTGCGGTTTCTTCACGATGCCTCTCATTTGCTTCACAACCATAGTGGCTTTTGTTCTTACTctggtttttgttttccttgcggtgttctttgtttattttatctatGGATGCGCACGTGGTGCCGGGATATCAACAGGGGGAGAACTTGAGGTTGCCATGCAAGATTCACCGGTGGATGTGgaagagggggaggtgaactgATAGCTTTATGTAACGATTAGTTAGCCTTCTTTTTTTCATCGGGTGCTTGATTGTTTGCATGATGTTTATAAAGGTATCGTTCATGAATTCTCTTCAGATAATTATACTAAATTTTCACATATTTATTCTCTGTTTTACTCAAACTTGTCTACTAATGAATTCCACATTCAATGCcttcattttgatttgtttgcaaACTTGGGTTTAAGTACAGACTAAACTTTATAGGTACTTTTAGTGTTGTTGTTCGGTTACAATTAGAGTAACAAAGGTTTGCataaaagattaatatattatgtgctACTCTAACTCTGCCTgaagtgttgttgttgttcggTTACAATTAGAGTTTAACAATTTTAGGATTGAAGTAAATTTTTGTCTCGAGTGCTTAAAtctaaatgaattttcaaggcctaaaaaattacaattaaaatatatttaaacaaaaatgtattgtAGGTGCTCTAAATATACTTTGTTTGATGTTTCTTATTTATctattctctcttttctctattCTCAACTTGTTCTCTCTGCAATCATGTACAGTGATGGTCGCGAGCTCGATCGAGGTGGATGATGGTCTAAGGTCCAATTTTTAGAAGAATACCAAAAGTGTTTTATTTATtccatataaacattaaatttttatataattatgattatataaaaatttaattataaaaataaaaaattacaagtaaTTAGTCAACCTAATGAGTGATTTTTCTACTTCTTAACTAAAATCTACccattatttgaaaatttcaacATGTGATGGTGCAATTTATGCACAATGCTCCTTGAATGTAAAGAGGAAAGTATCATCGTTACATATTATTTTCTATCATTTCTTTTAAGACAAACCTCTGTCTCTCTTTGCGTTAAGGACATTTCTTTCTCTCGTTCTATTTGAtctcttcattttttatctCTCTGTAAATCCCCTGTCTCCTTGTTTTGATTattatcaaaaatatttttttaaaaaaatttttcATTATGAACAaatttttccattttaattaatgGGTCATGAGCACTCTatgtaaaaaaatcaacaccacattttaacccaaaattttaacatatttatatatattttttcatttatataatactcaattttttcattttattaaatataacatttCACCTCACACACACACTTATATTCTACCAATCTATCCCTCAAAATAATCACACACACTTATATTCTACCAATCTAttcctcaaaataatttttaccgTGTTTTGTATTATTTCTTGATCGATGTCGTAGTTTacttgaagaaaatatttttgctaCAATCTTATTATGCTTAAATACATCTTATAATGGTAATTTGGTAattatcagtttttttttaattacactcAAGTATTGTTACGGTTTAACCTCTATATCATTGGTTTAACGATTTATTATGCACACAATTACATATTTACTGCCCAGGTACGGCTCGGTTATATGTTAGAAAAAGGAAACTAAGTAGAGGATGGGGAGTGAAGACTCAGATGGGAAGTGAGGGAACTAAGGAAGAATATACTAATATGCCAGAAACTGAGAGTGAATTTGTAACTTCTATCTATGAAAGTTTTGTTTGAAGATTCATCCTTTCATgagaaaattacaaattacaaatcacaaattataaacttttaaataaaaatccaaacttataaaataaattataaatttattcagGTAATATGgcactcttttttctttcttttttttaagcaaatctcTCATTTTTGAACTAAATATATTGGGTGTTGcaaggtgcacccagcattattgttggtgcacccagcacttaATGATAAAAGTCAAAAATACCCTTGCGTAAAAGACTTATGAATCAAGTTAATCCGTATGTTTAAAATATCAACATATGGATCAATTTGATCCATAAAAGGCTTataaatcaacttgatccgtaagtcttttacggatcaacttgatccatatgtTTAAAATATCACCATACGGATTAATTTGATCTGTAAAAGACTtaagaatcaacttgatccgtaagaattTTACAGATCAAGTT
Encoded proteins:
- the LOC114395161 gene encoding uncharacterized protein LOC114395161 isoform X2; the encoded protein is MASDEAWRTSEEQNESNIIGTSISPNNVESGITDDTEVVGQQQPDRPMRDNYLRIFSMLDDYRITDDTEVVGQQQPDRPMRDNYLLFGHHRRQTRRLPMERHRRYPPNDVHGRWIVPPGNPSSLMSFKEAVVSNARRIPLHSLLILLFACVAIMKYLAKELSSQFLLESVNYPAATQAPVSLGEAFQGFLTEIAYETAMMMVFLLAFLVSCPRPLFGVAMVATSFLGLFLYIPDLVGKAPGIVVTCGFFTMPLICFTTIVAFVLTLVFVFLAVFFVYFIYGCARGAGISTGGELEVAMQDSPVDVEEGEVN
- the LOC114395161 gene encoding uncharacterized protein LOC114395161 isoform X1 — protein: MASDEAWRTSEEQNESNIIGTSISPNNVESGITDDTEVVGQQQPDRPMRDNYLRIFSMLDDYRITDDTEVVGQQQPDRPMRDNYLLFGHHRRQTRRLPMERHRRYPPNDVHGRWIVPPGNPSSLMSFKEAVVSNARRIPLHSLLILLFACVAIMKYLAKELSSQFLLESVNYPAATQAPVSLGEAFQGFLTEIAYETAMMMVFLLAFLVSCPRPLFGVAMVATSFLGLFLYIPDLVGKAPGIVVTCGFFTMPLICFTTIVAFVLTLVFVFLAVFFVYFIYGCARGAGISTGGELEVAMQDSPVDVEEGEVN